From Anthonomus grandis grandis chromosome 20, icAntGran1.3, whole genome shotgun sequence, the proteins below share one genomic window:
- the LOC126747975 gene encoding probable enoyl-CoA hydratase echA8: MFGRRFNWVSRRNMSRSNNKSIIIEKLGPITTIGINRPSKRNCIDTPTGRLLDEALCTFEEDTDSSVAVLYGTGGNFCSGFDLNELAEAKHQLPPMMFPSRAFVRKPTVAALSGYTVAGGLELALMCDLRVMEDTAVIGLYGRRFGVPLTGGATVRLPALIGLSRALDLILTGRSLAAKEALDWGLVNRVVACGTGLGQALQLATCLAKFPRECLGVDRRSTYDAAFNGAFEDALKYERENAENVPPGEVVKGAKAFLGGIGRHGKSYNLTEKQRTEWEREFESENAKSKL, translated from the exons ATGTTCGGTAGACGTTTTAATTGGGTTTCCCGTAGAAATATGTCAAGGAGCAATAATAAAA gcataataatagaaaaattggGGCCCATCACGACTATAGGCATCAACAGACCGAGCAAACGAAACTGCATAGACACCCCAACGGGGCGACTGCTCGATGAAGCCTTGTGCACCTTCGAAGAGGACACAGACTCATCGGTGGCAGTTTTATATGGAACGGGGGGCAACTTTTGTTCAGGTTTCGATTTAAACGAGTTAGCCGAGGCAAAGCATCAGTTACCACCGATGATG TTCCCCTCGAGAGCATTTGTGAGGAAGCCAACGGTGGCTGCCCTAAGCGGCTACACGGTGGCCGGGGGGCTCGAGTTGGCCCTCATGTGCGACCTGAGGGTCATGGAGGACACAGCGGTTATCGGTCTATATGGTCGAAGATTTG GGGTACCCTTAACTGGGGGGGCCACAGTCAGGCTACCGGCCCTCATAGGCCTATCGAGGGCCCTCGACTTAATTTTAACGGGGAGATCGTTGGCGGCCAAAGAAGCCCTGGATTGGGGCCTGGTCAATAGGGTGGTGGCATGCGGCACAG GTTTAGGTCAGGCCTTGCAGCTGGCCACTTGTCTAGCGAAGTTCCCCCGGGAGTGTTTAGGGGTGGACAGGAGGTCGACGTACGACGCGGCCTTCAATGGGGCCTTCGAGGACGCGTTAAAATACGAACGGGAGAACGCGGAAAATGTGCCCCCGGGGGAGGTGGTGAAGGGGGCGAAGGCGTTTCTGGGGGGCATAGGGCGACACGGGAAATCTTATAATTTAACGGAAAAACAGCGCACGGAGTGGGAGAGAGAGTTTGAGAGCGAAAATGCCAAAAGTAAATTAtga
- the LOC126747978 gene encoding protein Abitram — MDPLDSEDQIVAKKIKQLSVPILQSITREEIDNFEPYHERYYENKYCTAFNTPRKRHDTILRFHSNKLILISIAEGHDIFRNKKVIEKIDFTVNQVDRLNINVSGKKKTGAKTLKRGAVLCYLKCRGEDEPYPVYCALTSKLIEVNQLVVRDPQLLVKSYRELGYIAVLNPSRFGPQKYVESNSELLCEEEYKKSLCSVCF; from the coding sequence ATGGATCCTCTCGATTCCGAGGATCAAATCGTCgcgaaaaaaatcaaacaattaTCCGTACCGATCCTGCAAAGTATCACTCGAGAGGAAATCGACAATTTCGAGCCCTACCACGAACGTTATTACGAGAACAAGTACTGTACCGCTTTTAATACGCCCCGAAAGAGACACGACACGATTTTACGGTTCCACTCGAACAAACTGATCCTTATATCTATAGCGGAGGGCCACGACATCTTTCGGAACAAGAAAGTTATCGAAAAAATCGACTTTACGGTGAACCAAGTGGACCGGTTGAATATTAATGTGTCGGGCAAGAAAAAGACCGGGGCCAAGACGCTGAAAAGGGGCGCGGTCTTGTGCTATTTAAAGTGTCGAGGGGAGGACGAACCGTATCCGGTTTATTGTGCCCTAACCTCGAAACTGATCGAAGTGAACCAGTTAGTTGTTCGGGACCCCCAGTTACTCGTCAAGAGCTATCGGGAGCTTGGTTACATAGCGGTGCTGAATCCCTCAAGGTTCGGACCTCAAAAATATGTGGAGAGCAATAGTGAATTATTGTGCGAAGAAGAATATAAGAAATCTCTCTGTTCTGTGTGTTTctaa
- the LOC126747955 gene encoding histidine triad nucleotide-binding protein 1-like: MNVIFRTYGRVLLSSYIRNNELLVRAKAMSSEVKKTHLVRVKNQPTTIFDKIIAKEVAADIIYEDKQCLAFNDVAPQAPVHFLVIPKKRIPMLDHAETSDQEVLGHLLLTAKALAKERLPNGYRLVINNGKDGCQSVYHLHVHVLGGRQMNWPPG; encoded by the exons ATGAACGTGATTTTCCGTACTTATGGGAGGGTCTTGCTAAGCAGTTACATTAGAAACAATGAGCTCCTCGTTCGGGCAAAA GCCATGAGCAGTGAAGTCAAaaaaacacatctcgtgagagtcaaAAATCAACCGACAACAATCTTCGATAAGATCATAGCAAAAGAGGTTGCGGCAGACATCATTTACGAAGACAAACAATGTCTGGCCTTTAACGATGTCGCCCCACAGGCACCGGTGCATTTCCTTGTGATCCCTAAGAAGAGGATCCCCATGCTCGATCACGCAGAGACTTCCGATCAAGAG GTTCTCGGGCACCTGTTGTTGACTGCCAAAGCACTTGCCAAAGAACGGTTACCTAACGGCTACAGACTGGTGATAAACAATGGAAAGGACGGGTGCCAGTCAGTTTATCATTTACATGTCCACGTTTTGGGCGGGAGGCAAATGAACTGGCCCCCAGGGTAA